In Flavobacterium sp. CS20, a single window of DNA contains:
- a CDS encoding DUF6364 family protein, which yields MNTKLTLTIEQETIQKAKKYAKDKNRSLSNIIENYLKILTKEKIKEPKKINPVVKSLKGSFKIPKNMDYKKELRNRLEKKYL from the coding sequence ATGAATACAAAACTCACTTTGACAATAGAGCAAGAAACCATACAAAAGGCTAAAAAATACGCCAAAGATAAAAACAGAAGCTTATCCAATATTATTGAAAATTATTTGAAAATTTTAACTAAAGAAAAAATAAAAGAACCAAAAAAAATAAACCCAGTTGTAAAATCTTTAAAGGGCTCTTTTAAGATACCTAAAAATATGGATTATAAAAAAGAACTCAGAAACCGATTAGAAAAAAAATATTTATAA
- a CDS encoding PIN domain-containing protein, which translates to MDNVLIDTDVILDLFFDREPFAEHAVEVFNRCEEKQINGFTTPVIICNVYYLLSKTAKHQLIIEKIKQLLNIIEITEMGKEVVLNALNSEFKDFEDAVQNFSAIQNEKINIILTRNIRDFKKSKLAVLTPETYLRAKSSV; encoded by the coding sequence ATGGATAACGTATTAATCGATACCGATGTCATTTTAGATTTATTTTTTGATCGCGAACCTTTTGCCGAACATGCTGTTGAAGTTTTTAATCGATGCGAAGAAAAACAAATAAATGGATTTACAACTCCAGTCATCATATGCAACGTCTATTATTTATTAAGTAAAACAGCAAAACATCAGTTGATTATAGAAAAAATCAAACAACTTTTAAACATCATTGAAATCACAGAAATGGGTAAAGAAGTAGTTTTAAATGCTTTAAATTCAGAATTTAAGGATTTTGAAGATGCTGTGCAAAATTTTTCTGCCATTCAAAATGAAAAAATAAATATCATTTTAACCAGAAATATAAGAGACTTTAAGAAAAGTAAATTAGCAGTTTTGACACCAGAAACCTATTTAAGAGCTAAATCCAGTGTCTAA
- a CDS encoding peroxiredoxin yields MSIVGKKFPDLKVKAMNDLGDTIEINVLEEAVKNNKKVVLFWYPKDFTYVCPTELHAFQEALPEFEKRNTIVIGASCDTAEVHFAWLNTSKDDSGIEGVSYPILADSNRNLSDRLGILDITNERYDEETGDVTVDGDNVAYRATYLIDEEGTVFHEGVNHMPLGRNVSEFLRMIDAYTHVQKHGEVCPANWEEGKEAMKPSREGTASYLSKN; encoded by the coding sequence ATGTCAATCGTAGGAAAAAAATTTCCAGATTTAAAAGTAAAAGCCATGAATGATCTTGGCGACACTATTGAAATTAATGTGCTTGAAGAAGCCGTTAAAAACAACAAAAAAGTAGTCTTATTTTGGTATCCAAAGGACTTTACTTATGTATGTCCTACAGAATTACATGCTTTTCAAGAAGCATTGCCAGAATTTGAAAAAAGAAACACTATCGTAATCGGTGCATCATGTGACACAGCTGAAGTTCATTTTGCTTGGCTAAACACCTCAAAAGATGACAGCGGAATAGAAGGCGTGTCTTATCCTATTCTTGCTGATTCTAACAGAAATTTAAGCGACCGTTTAGGTATTTTGGATATCACCAATGAGCGTTATGACGAAGAAACAGGCGATGTTACTGTAGATGGCGACAATGTTGCATACAGAGCAACATACCTTATTGATGAAGAAGGCACCGTTTTTCACGAAGGCGTGAACCACATGCCACTTGGACGTAACGTATCAGAATTTTTAAGAATGATTGATGCTTATACACACGTTCAAAAACACGGAGAAGTTTGCCCAGCCAACTGGGAAGAAGGTAAAGAAGCTATGAAGCCCAGTAGAGAAGGTACGGCTTCATACTTATCTAAAAACTAA
- a CDS encoding thioredoxin family protein, with protein sequence MYKELEQDNLAEELNDNETVVVQYAATWCGNCRLMKPKFKKLASENEDIPFILVDAEKFPESRKLANVNNLPTFATFKHGKFVNQVQTNKFESLKDLVNEVTNN encoded by the coding sequence ATGTATAAAGAATTAGAACAAGATAATCTTGCAGAAGAATTAAATGACAATGAAACTGTTGTTGTTCAATACGCTGCAACTTGGTGTGGAAACTGCAGATTGATGAAGCCGAAATTTAAAAAATTAGCCTCAGAAAATGAAGACATTCCATTCATTTTAGTTGATGCTGAAAAATTTCCAGAATCAAGAAAGCTTGCTAATGTCAATAATTTACCAACATTTGCAACATTTAAGCATGGTAAATTTGTCAATCAAGTGCAGACCAATAAATTTGAATCTTTAAAAGACTTAGTCAATGAAGTTACCAATAATTAA